Proteins from a genomic interval of Parvivirga hydrogeniphila:
- a CDS encoding polyprenyl synthetase family protein encodes MTGFERYLDRTAKKFDEYLLTFFEDGSHPDMTRYLYEPLRRFSDNAGKRHRPLICLLACEAVGGDPQRAWPAAAAIEHFHTAALIHDDIEDSSLTRRDVPCMHVTEGEGLAINAGDLALSLVCGTVVDDEGLDDATKLRVLGELVSMTTRTIEGQALDIGWARDGRFDLTIEDYLVMANHKTAFYSGGVPLAVGAIIGGGTEEQIEALRAFGMAAGLAFQIQDDVLNLVGTKEATKKDFRSDITEGKRTLVAIHALANSPERERLVELLSAHTTDPDELAEAVAIMERAGSIEYAKRYARDLVEHAKAGLKAALPPSRARTLLLSMADFFVKRAA; translated from the coding sequence ATGACCGGATTCGAGCGCTACTTGGACCGCACCGCGAAGAAGTTCGACGAGTACCTGCTCACCTTCTTCGAGGACGGCTCGCATCCGGACATGACCCGCTACCTGTACGAGCCGCTCCGGAGGTTCTCCGACAACGCCGGCAAGCGGCACCGGCCGCTCATCTGCCTGCTCGCGTGCGAGGCGGTGGGGGGCGACCCTCAGCGCGCGTGGCCGGCGGCGGCCGCCATCGAGCACTTCCACACCGCAGCGCTCATCCACGACGACATCGAGGACTCCTCGCTCACGCGGCGCGATGTGCCGTGCATGCACGTCACGGAGGGCGAGGGCCTCGCCATCAACGCGGGCGACCTCGCGCTTTCGCTCGTCTGCGGGACGGTCGTGGACGACGAGGGGCTTGACGACGCCACGAAGCTTCGGGTGCTCGGCGAGCTCGTGTCGATGACGACGCGGACCATCGAGGGCCAGGCGCTCGACATCGGCTGGGCGCGGGACGGGCGGTTCGACCTCACCATCGAGGACTACCTCGTGATGGCCAACCACAAGACCGCCTTCTACTCCGGCGGGGTGCCGCTGGCCGTCGGCGCGATCATCGGGGGTGGTACCGAGGAGCAGATCGAAGCACTTCGCGCGTTCGGCATGGCCGCAGGGCTCGCGTTCCAGATACAAGACGACGTGCTGAACCTGGTGGGCACCAAGGAAGCCACCAAGAAGGACTTCCGGAGCGACATCACGGAAGGCAAGCGGACGCTCGTCGCGATCCACGCGCTTGCGAACTCGCCGGAGCGCGAGCGGCTCGTGGAGCTGCTCTCCGCGCACACGACTGACCCTGACGAGCTCGCGGAGGCGGTCGCGATCATGGAGCGCGCGGGCTCGATCGAGTACGCGAAGCGCTACGCGCGCGACCTCGTGGAGCACGCGAAGGCGGGGCTCAAAGCCGCGCTTCCGCCGTCGCGAGCGCGCACGCTCCTGCTGTCGATGGCGGACTTCTTCGTGAAGCGCGCGGCGTAG
- a CDS encoding nitroreductase family protein has product MDAIEAIMTRRSIRKYTDEPVSPEHVETLLKAAMAAPSAGNQQPWRFVVLTERERLDAAAETTPYGAMLREAPLGIVVCADTRDLKHPQMWQQDCSAAVQNVLLAAHALGLGAVWLGFWPKLERVEPLKAVLGLPEGVEPLAVIAIGHPAETKPPVDRFDPEKVRYERWS; this is encoded by the coding sequence ATGGACGCCATCGAGGCCATCATGACGCGGAGGAGCATCCGGAAGTACACGGACGAGCCGGTCTCGCCCGAACATGTCGAGACGCTGCTCAAGGCCGCCATGGCCGCGCCGTCGGCAGGCAACCAGCAGCCGTGGCGCTTCGTGGTGCTCACCGAGCGCGAGCGCCTGGACGCTGCGGCGGAGACGACGCCGTACGGCGCGATGCTGCGCGAGGCGCCGCTCGGCATCGTCGTGTGCGCGGACACGCGCGATCTGAAACACCCGCAGATGTGGCAGCAGGACTGCTCGGCCGCCGTCCAGAACGTCTTGCTCGCTGCGCACGCACTCGGGCTTGGGGCGGTGTGGCTCGGCTTCTGGCCGAAGCTGGAGCGCGTCGAGCCGCTCAAGGCCGTCCTTGGGCTGCCGGAAGGCGTCGAGCCGCTTGCGGTCATCGCGATCGGGCATCCCGCCGAGACGAAACCGCCGGTGGACCGCTTCGACCCCGAGAAGGTCCGCTACGAGCGCTGGTCGTGA
- the yedF gene encoding sulfurtransferase-like selenium metabolism protein YedF, giving the protein MGKVVFICTDRIGHGDEELGRKLAASFLYSLARTEPKPTAVLFMNAGVRLACEGSPALDDLRLLQEDGVAIKSCGTCLDYYGLMDKLAVGEVGNMNDTAATFMGASDVVTIA; this is encoded by the coding sequence ATGGGCAAGGTCGTGTTCATCTGCACGGACAGGATCGGGCACGGGGACGAGGAGCTCGGGCGCAAGCTCGCGGCGTCGTTCCTGTACTCGCTCGCACGGACGGAGCCGAAGCCGACCGCGGTGCTGTTCATGAACGCGGGGGTCCGGCTGGCGTGCGAGGGCTCTCCTGCGCTCGACGACCTGCGGCTGCTCCAGGAAGATGGCGTTGCGATCAAGTCCTGCGGGACCTGCCTGGACTACTACGGGCTGATGGACAAGCTCGCCGTGGGCGAGGTCGGGAACATGAACGACACCGCAGCGACCTTCATGGGCGCAAGCGACGTCGTGACGATCGCGTAG
- a CDS encoding DUF523 domain-containing protein, whose translation MADESFGTPEILTDKPVIGISACLYDCPVRYNGKRFDAVSRLGREKGGLRFMPVCPECMAGFGVPRDPIHLTGPGKDVLAGTARVVNRHGRDVTADLVAGAQACADALDRAGVRVVILKEESPSCGLLKTRVGNGQREQRVKAAGVFGALLVRKGWFIIPDAAFDSPLKWWDWRRRMHAWLWLSARSVRTNGELSDAWHVVKFIVQETQRAEADAIGRAIAGLPRHAAAEEIEAVRARMLDALRAPTTPQRALAAMWKAYTYHRKRGTLEGVDLHELTVRSPEVRRNATALAQELLVLERVSFENDLLFAPSPVLYRERRRVRARDEALGRTPDRKE comes from the coding sequence GTGGCTGACGAGAGCTTCGGCACGCCTGAGATCCTCACCGACAAGCCCGTGATCGGCATCAGCGCGTGCCTGTACGACTGCCCCGTGCGGTACAACGGCAAGCGCTTCGATGCGGTCTCGCGTCTCGGTCGCGAGAAGGGCGGCTTGCGCTTCATGCCCGTGTGCCCCGAGTGCATGGCCGGATTCGGGGTGCCGCGCGACCCGATCCACCTCACCGGCCCAGGCAAGGACGTGCTCGCTGGCACCGCTCGCGTCGTGAACCGGCATGGCCGCGACGTCACCGCCGACCTGGTCGCGGGAGCGCAGGCGTGCGCGGACGCGCTCGACCGGGCTGGCGTGCGCGTTGTCATCCTGAAAGAGGAATCGCCGTCATGCGGCCTGCTGAAGACCCGGGTCGGGAACGGGCAGCGCGAGCAGCGCGTGAAGGCCGCGGGCGTCTTCGGCGCGCTGCTCGTGCGCAAGGGCTGGTTCATCATTCCCGACGCGGCATTCGACTCGCCGCTCAAGTGGTGGGACTGGCGTCGCCGTATGCACGCGTGGCTGTGGTTGTCGGCTCGCTCGGTGCGAACGAACGGCGAGCTTTCTGACGCGTGGCACGTGGTGAAGTTCATCGTGCAGGAGACGCAGCGCGCGGAAGCCGACGCCATCGGCCGCGCGATCGCTGGGCTGCCGCGGCACGCTGCCGCGGAGGAGATCGAGGCCGTCCGCGCGCGGATGCTCGACGCGCTCCGCGCGCCCACGACGCCGCAGCGCGCGCTCGCGGCGATGTGGAAGGCGTACACATACCACCGCAAGCGCGGTACGCTGGAAGGCGTGGATCTGCACGAACTGACAGTGCGCTCCCCCGAGGTGCGGCGCAATGCGACCGCGCTCGCCCAGGAGCTGCTCGTGCTGGAGCGCGTCTCGTTCGAGAACGACCTGCTCTTCGCGCCGAGCCCGGTGCTGTACCGCGAACGGCGGCGCGTGCGGGCGCGCGACGAGGCGCTCGGCAGGACGCCGGACAGGAAGGAGTGA
- a CDS encoding FprA family A-type flavoprotein — protein MRAYPIAEGIDWVGAIDWNLRDFHGYETPFGSTYNAYLVRGAEKIALIDTVKAPFVPELLARVSSVVDPADVDLIVVNHVEPDHNSGLRDVMAAMPNARVVASPSGVKGVAEYHDGLAVDAVTAEDVIDLGGRTLRFLPMPMVHWPDSMFTYCAESKTLMPNDAFGQHFACEERFADELGLDEALEQLGIYYANILLPLGTQVAKAVDKVLATGWEIDVIAPSHGVAWRGADIAAAIERYRRWTAGEKRDKAVVVYGTMWGSTAALAARAVDGLAQAGVEAALYDVAATPIAHLAYELLEAKALVLGSPTLHHGMLYRVSGLLTYLEGLHPAGRLAATFGSYGWGGGAIKQMRERLEKAGFEIYGEDLGVKFRPTAADLEAAEAWGRSIGEALKAR, from the coding sequence ATGCGTGCGTACCCGATCGCTGAAGGCATCGACTGGGTCGGCGCCATCGACTGGAACCTGCGCGACTTCCACGGCTACGAGACACCGTTCGGCAGCACCTACAATGCGTACCTCGTGCGCGGCGCCGAGAAGATCGCGCTCATCGACACCGTGAAAGCGCCGTTCGTGCCGGAGCTTCTGGCGCGCGTCTCGAGCGTCGTGGACCCGGCCGACGTGGACCTCATCGTCGTCAACCACGTCGAGCCGGACCACAACAGCGGCCTCCGCGACGTGATGGCGGCCATGCCGAACGCGCGTGTGGTCGCGTCGCCGTCCGGCGTGAAGGGCGTTGCCGAGTACCACGATGGGCTTGCGGTCGACGCCGTGACTGCCGAAGACGTGATCGACCTCGGTGGCCGCACGCTGCGCTTCCTTCCGATGCCGATGGTGCACTGGCCGGACTCGATGTTCACCTACTGCGCCGAGTCCAAGACGCTCATGCCGAACGACGCATTCGGGCAGCACTTCGCTTGCGAGGAGCGGTTCGCCGACGAGCTGGGACTCGATGAGGCGCTCGAGCAGCTCGGCATCTACTACGCCAACATCCTGCTGCCGCTCGGTACGCAGGTTGCAAAGGCGGTCGACAAGGTGCTGGCGACGGGCTGGGAGATCGACGTCATCGCGCCCTCGCACGGCGTGGCGTGGCGTGGCGCCGACATCGCGGCAGCGATCGAGCGCTACCGGCGGTGGACGGCGGGCGAGAAGCGTGACAAGGCCGTGGTGGTGTACGGCACGATGTGGGGCTCGACGGCCGCGCTCGCGGCGCGTGCGGTGGACGGCCTCGCGCAGGCCGGCGTGGAGGCGGCGCTCTACGACGTCGCCGCGACGCCTATCGCGCACCTGGCGTATGAGCTGCTGGAGGCCAAAGCGCTCGTGCTCGGCTCGCCGACCTTGCACCACGGCATGCTCTACCGCGTGAGCGGCCTTCTGACCTACCTCGAAGGGCTGCACCCGGCAGGACGCCTCGCCGCGACCTTCGGCTCGTACGGTTGGGGCGGCGGCGCGATCAAGCAGATGCGCGAGCGGCTTGAGAAGGCGGGTTTCGAGATTTATGGCGAGGACCTCGGGGTGAAGTTCCGTCCGACCGCGGCCGACCTGGAGGCCGCCGAAGCGTGGGGCCGCAGCATCGGCGAGGCGCTCAAGGCGCGGTAA
- the selD gene encoding selenide, water dikinase SelD, protein MEPVRLTQLSTKSGUAAKWGPGDLAAVLEKMAPGSSEDLMVGFETSDDAAVYRLGDTAVLLTVDFFTPMVDDPYDFGRITAANALSDIYAMGGRPLTAMNLLAMPCSIPAEITARVLQGGADKVREAGAVIVGGHTIDDKEPKYGLSLMGVVDPGKVVRNVGARPGDVLVLTKRLGVGILNTALKQGLETEASLSEVIESMAHLNAAAAEAMQEVGVHAGTDITGFGLAGHAREMAFGSGVAVEIELAKVPVWPGVVEYAGHGVRPGRTADVLAFLEEWVDWGPAGFDWKGVLADPQTSGGLLMAVEESKAEALLSALAARGEEAVAVGRCIDGRPGAVRIV, encoded by the coding sequence GTGGAGCCTGTCCGCTTGACGCAACTGTCCACGAAGTCCGGTTGAGCCGCCAAGTGGGGTCCGGGAGACCTCGCTGCGGTGCTCGAGAAGATGGCTCCGGGCAGCTCGGAGGACCTGATGGTCGGGTTCGAGACGTCCGACGACGCTGCCGTGTACCGGCTGGGCGATACCGCGGTGCTGCTCACGGTCGACTTCTTCACGCCGATGGTGGACGACCCGTACGACTTCGGGCGCATCACCGCGGCCAACGCACTTTCCGACATCTACGCGATGGGGGGCAGGCCGCTCACGGCAATGAACCTGCTCGCCATGCCGTGCTCGATCCCGGCGGAGATCACCGCGCGCGTGCTGCAAGGCGGCGCGGACAAGGTCCGGGAGGCCGGGGCGGTGATCGTCGGAGGCCACACCATCGATGACAAGGAGCCCAAGTACGGGCTGTCGCTGATGGGCGTCGTGGACCCCGGGAAGGTCGTGCGGAACGTCGGCGCGCGGCCCGGAGACGTGCTCGTGCTCACCAAGCGACTGGGCGTCGGCATTCTGAACACCGCGCTCAAGCAGGGGCTCGAGACCGAAGCGTCGCTCTCTGAGGTCATCGAGAGCATGGCGCACCTCAATGCGGCCGCTGCGGAGGCCATGCAAGAGGTCGGCGTGCACGCCGGCACCGACATCACCGGCTTCGGGCTGGCCGGCCACGCGCGGGAGATGGCGTTCGGCAGCGGCGTGGCGGTCGAGATCGAGCTCGCGAAGGTGCCCGTGTGGCCGGGCGTCGTCGAGTACGCGGGCCACGGCGTGCGTCCTGGCCGGACGGCCGACGTGCTCGCGTTTCTGGAGGAGTGGGTGGACTGGGGGCCTGCGGGCTTCGACTGGAAAGGCGTGCTTGCCGACCCCCAGACCTCGGGCGGGCTGCTCATGGCGGTGGAAGAGAGCAAGGCCGAAGCGCTGCTTTCGGCGCTGGCCGCGCGAGGCGAGGAGGCCGTCGCGGTCGGGCGGTGCATCGACGGGCGGCCAGGCGCCGTCCGCATCGTGTAG
- a CDS encoding 4Fe-4S binding protein, with protein MTTTRDKTVSPGDRPILAAKGPRRTARIVRWAVLAAVLAMVTALGILHQRAGAGRPVGVDALCPFGGLETLWSLISSGTLVRRIALSSVLLLGATVAVALVFRRAFCGRICPLGFLQELSGRLGRRIFGRRLSVPASLDKPARLLKYVVLAASLGLAWTTADLAIRPYDPWVAYQHLTSPELVAEFGVGLAVLVVSLVGSLLYDRFFCKYACPMGAFLALISRFSIFKVRRNAETCIDCKACDRACPMNVNVSAATTVSNPECIDCGECVAACPVADTLAISSGTRSLTPVTASVFSVGLFATLIAGATAAGAFEWSQPTLKQEMEREAPASGTVAPGSFDVSLIKGSTTISEVVEAAGVPAEAFTAVYGVPASEQDRPLKELKDVYGCYPGDVRAFVELYLTDPAAAAVYVPGSGEIEGH; from the coding sequence ATGACCACCACGCGCGACAAGACCGTGAGCCCGGGCGACCGCCCGATACTCGCCGCGAAGGGACCGCGCCGCACGGCCCGAATCGTCCGATGGGCGGTGCTGGCCGCCGTGCTGGCCATGGTGACTGCGCTCGGCATCCTCCACCAGCGGGCCGGCGCCGGTCGGCCCGTGGGCGTGGACGCGCTGTGTCCGTTCGGCGGTCTCGAGACGCTCTGGTCCCTTATCTCCAGCGGCACGCTCGTGCGCCGCATCGCGCTTTCGAGCGTGCTCTTGCTCGGCGCGACCGTCGCCGTGGCGCTGGTGTTCCGGCGAGCGTTCTGCGGGCGGATCTGCCCGCTCGGCTTCCTGCAAGAGCTCTCAGGGCGGCTTGGCAGACGCATCTTCGGGCGCAGACTGAGCGTTCCGGCGTCTCTCGACAAGCCGGCGCGTCTGTTGAAGTACGTCGTGCTGGCCGCGTCGCTCGGACTCGCCTGGACGACCGCCGATCTGGCCATACGGCCCTACGACCCGTGGGTCGCCTACCAGCACCTCACCTCGCCGGAGCTCGTGGCCGAGTTCGGCGTCGGCCTTGCCGTGCTCGTCGTCTCGCTCGTCGGCTCTTTGCTCTACGACCGATTCTTCTGCAAGTACGCGTGCCCGATGGGCGCGTTCCTCGCCCTGATCTCGCGGTTCAGCATCTTCAAGGTCCGTCGCAACGCAGAAACCTGCATCGACTGCAAGGCGTGCGACCGCGCGTGCCCGATGAATGTGAACGTGTCTGCCGCAACGACCGTCTCCAACCCTGAGTGCATCGACTGCGGCGAGTGCGTCGCGGCGTGTCCGGTGGCCGATACGCTCGCCATCAGCTCCGGCACGCGCTCGCTCACGCCCGTGACGGCAAGCGTCTTCTCTGTGGGTTTGTTCGCTACGTTGATTGCCGGCGCGACAGCCGCGGGCGCCTTCGAGTGGTCGCAACCGACGCTCAAGCAGGAGATGGAGCGCGAAGCGCCCGCCTCCGGCACGGTCGCGCCCGGCTCCTTCGACGTCTCGCTCATCAAGGGCTCGACCACGATCTCAGAGGTCGTCGAGGCCGCTGGCGTGCCTGCCGAAGCGTTCACCGCCGTCTACGGCGTCCCCGCCTCGGAGCAAGACCGGCCGCTCAAGGAGCTGAAGGACGTGTACGGCTGCTACCCAGGCGACGTGCGCGCGTTCGTGGAGCTGTACCTCACAGACCCGGCGGCTGCAGCTGTGTACGTGCCAGGCTCCGGCGAGATCGAAGGCCACTAG
- the selA gene encoding L-seryl-tRNA(Sec) selenium transferase produces MDMQSLLRALPKVDRLLERDDLKALCAVHPRVLVADAVRETLDELRDEIRAGGEPDVSEHAVAARAAMLAERMARRSLRRVVNATGIVVHTNLGRSCLAKAAVDAVAEVSGSYSTLEYDVEAGERGSRHVHVEELICRLTGAEAAMAVNNNAAAVLLSLAGLSRGKRAIVSRGQLVEIGGSFRVPDVMRESGAVMVEVGTTNKTHLRDYENAITPDTGLLLKVHTSNYRVVGFTQEVSLEELVELGARHGVPVMEDQGSGVLVDLREWGLPYEPTIGESVAAGADVVTCSGDKLLGGPQAGIIAGKWHVVQALKKHPMARAVRLDKMTLAALEVTLRLYLDPERARREIPTLRMLSARLEEMRERAEALAERVAHACGDAYATGTAPEVSRAGGGALPMADIPTVVTTVVPSRMSVGELEARLRCGEPPIITRISDERLLIDPRTLLDGDEAAIVSALATLAR; encoded by the coding sequence ATGGACATGCAGTCGCTTCTTCGAGCGCTCCCGAAAGTCGACCGCCTCTTGGAGCGCGACGACCTCAAGGCGCTGTGCGCGGTGCATCCGCGGGTGCTGGTGGCCGACGCGGTGCGCGAGACGCTCGACGAGCTCAGAGACGAGATCCGCGCAGGCGGCGAGCCCGATGTCTCCGAACACGCGGTCGCAGCGCGCGCCGCGATGCTGGCGGAGCGCATGGCGCGGCGGTCGCTCCGGCGGGTCGTCAACGCCACGGGCATCGTCGTCCACACGAACCTCGGCCGCTCGTGCCTCGCGAAGGCCGCCGTGGACGCGGTTGCGGAGGTCTCGGGTTCGTACTCCACGCTGGAGTACGACGTGGAGGCCGGCGAGCGCGGCAGCCGTCACGTGCACGTCGAGGAGCTCATCTGTCGGCTGACGGGTGCAGAGGCGGCGATGGCGGTCAACAACAACGCCGCCGCCGTGCTCCTATCGCTTGCCGGGCTCTCGCGCGGGAAGCGGGCCATCGTCAGCCGCGGGCAGCTCGTCGAGATCGGCGGGTCGTTCCGCGTCCCTGACGTGATGCGCGAGAGCGGTGCGGTGATGGTGGAAGTGGGCACCACGAACAAGACGCACCTGCGCGACTACGAGAACGCGATCACGCCCGACACGGGGCTGCTGCTCAAGGTGCACACCAGCAACTACCGCGTCGTCGGGTTCACCCAGGAGGTCTCCCTCGAAGAGCTCGTCGAGCTCGGCGCGCGGCACGGCGTCCCGGTGATGGAGGACCAAGGCTCGGGCGTGCTCGTGGACCTGCGCGAGTGGGGGCTGCCGTACGAGCCCACCATCGGCGAATCGGTTGCTGCGGGCGCAGACGTGGTGACGTGCTCGGGCGACAAGCTGCTCGGCGGCCCGCAGGCGGGAATCATCGCCGGGAAGTGGCACGTCGTGCAGGCGCTCAAGAAGCACCCGATGGCCCGCGCGGTGCGCCTCGACAAGATGACGCTCGCGGCGCTCGAGGTCACGCTCCGGCTGTACCTCGATCCGGAGCGTGCGCGGCGCGAGATCCCGACGCTTCGCATGCTGTCGGCACGTCTCGAGGAGATGCGCGAGCGCGCCGAAGCGCTGGCTGAGCGTGTCGCGCACGCGTGCGGCGATGCGTACGCGACTGGCACGGCCCCGGAGGTGTCGCGTGCAGGCGGCGGCGCCCTGCCGATGGCAGACATCCCGACCGTGGTCACGACCGTGGTTCCGTCTCGCATGAGCGTCGGCGAGCTCGAGGCGCGGCTGCGGTGCGGCGAACCGCCCATCATCACCCGCATCAGCGATGAGCGGCTGCTCATCGACCCGCGCACGCTGCTCGACGGCGACGAGGCCGCGATCGTCTCCGCGCTCGCGACGCTCGCCAGGTAG
- the selB gene encoding selenocysteine-specific translation elongation factor, protein MSAPSLVLGTAGHIDHGKSSLVKALTGTDPDRLPEEKERGVTIELGFAQLTLPSGRSMGVVDVPGHERFVRQMVAGATGIDVVLFVVAADDGVMPQTREHLAIIDLLGIPAGVVALTKADLVDEEWLALVAEDVRELISGTSIAGAPIVPVSSKTGQGLDDLLAAIDEVASEAASRHADLPMRLPVDRVFTIAGAGTVVTGTLWSGTAERDAQVEVYPSGRRGRIRSVQVHGNSVEKARAGNRVALNLAGLERDEVERGDVVAEPGSLAVTDRFDAYVTYLASEDKPFETGTRVHVHHGTREVLGRVLLMDAEALAPGESGYAQVRLEEPLMPRYGDRFIVRRYSPMWTIGGGVILDVLPPRRTRLKEHERALLDALRAGDLGSAAVGLLRSRAVPMTSGQVAMALGLPRPQVADQLNRAALERVKVGAETYFVTAEALADLVEAVERELMAFHDENPTATGISALALRDRVDRRLDPKVFDALVERAVAAGKAAVAGGEVRHPRAASAALAEEEAVRVRLLALLAAQGLQPEGMSELAAAAGAPLDVVRRVLTKLVASGDVVRVGPDLHFHAAAVSEARERIVAYLREHGTMLAKDARDVTGSSRKYVVPLLEYFDVQGVTKRQGDERVLGPRA, encoded by the coding sequence ATGTCCGCACCATCCCTCGTGCTCGGCACCGCAGGCCACATCGACCACGGGAAGTCTTCGCTCGTCAAGGCGCTCACTGGGACCGACCCAGACCGCCTGCCTGAGGAGAAGGAGCGGGGCGTCACCATCGAGCTCGGGTTCGCGCAGCTCACGCTGCCGAGCGGACGCTCGATGGGCGTCGTGGATGTGCCGGGCCATGAGCGCTTCGTGCGGCAGATGGTCGCAGGCGCTACCGGCATCGACGTGGTGCTCTTCGTTGTGGCGGCCGACGACGGCGTGATGCCGCAGACCCGCGAGCACCTTGCCATCATCGACCTGCTCGGCATTCCCGCCGGCGTCGTCGCGCTCACGAAGGCGGACCTCGTGGACGAGGAGTGGCTGGCGCTCGTCGCCGAAGACGTCCGGGAGCTCATCTCCGGCACGAGCATCGCGGGTGCGCCGATCGTGCCGGTGTCGTCCAAGACGGGGCAGGGCCTCGACGACCTGCTTGCGGCCATCGACGAAGTGGCCTCCGAGGCCGCGTCGCGGCACGCCGACCTCCCCATGCGGCTGCCGGTCGACCGCGTGTTCACGATCGCCGGTGCGGGCACCGTGGTGACGGGCACGCTCTGGAGCGGGACGGCGGAGCGTGACGCGCAGGTCGAGGTGTACCCGAGCGGGCGGCGGGGCAGGATACGCTCCGTCCAGGTGCACGGGAACAGCGTCGAGAAGGCGCGTGCCGGCAACCGCGTCGCGCTGAATCTCGCCGGCCTCGAGCGCGACGAGGTCGAGCGCGGCGACGTCGTCGCGGAGCCAGGCTCGCTCGCCGTCACCGACCGCTTCGACGCGTACGTGACCTACCTGGCCTCCGAGGACAAGCCGTTCGAGACCGGCACGCGCGTGCATGTGCACCACGGCACGCGAGAGGTGCTCGGGCGCGTGCTGCTTATGGACGCCGAGGCGCTTGCGCCCGGCGAGAGCGGGTACGCACAGGTCAGGCTCGAAGAGCCGCTGATGCCGCGATACGGCGACCGCTTCATCGTCCGCCGCTACTCGCCGATGTGGACGATCGGCGGCGGCGTCATCCTCGACGTCTTGCCACCTCGCCGCACGCGGCTCAAGGAGCACGAGCGCGCGCTGCTCGACGCGCTGCGCGCGGGCGACCTCGGGAGCGCGGCCGTGGGGCTTCTGCGCTCGCGTGCGGTGCCGATGACGTCTGGGCAGGTGGCCATGGCGCTCGGACTGCCCAGGCCGCAGGTGGCCGACCAGCTCAACAGGGCGGCGCTGGAGCGCGTGAAGGTCGGTGCTGAGACCTACTTCGTGACGGCAGAGGCGCTCGCGGACCTCGTGGAGGCCGTCGAACGAGAACTGATGGCCTTCCACGACGAGAACCCGACCGCCACCGGGATCTCGGCGCTCGCGCTTCGCGACCGCGTGGACCGGCGTCTCGACCCGAAGGTCTTTGACGCGCTCGTGGAGCGAGCGGTCGCCGCGGGCAAGGCCGCGGTCGCAGGTGGCGAGGTGCGTCACCCGCGCGCCGCCTCCGCTGCGCTTGCCGAAGAGGAGGCCGTCCGCGTACGGCTGCTCGCGCTTCTCGCCGCGCAGGGGCTCCAGCCCGAGGGGATGTCCGAGCTCGCTGCGGCGGCCGGTGCACCGCTCGACGTCGTGAGGCGCGTCCTCACGAAGCTCGTTGCGAGCGGGGACGTGGTACGCGTGGGGCCCGACCTGCATTTCCACGCTGCGGCCGTGAGCGAGGCGCGCGAGCGCATCGTGGCGTACCTGCGCGAGCACGGAACGATGCTCGCGAAAGACGCGCGGGACGTCACGGGCAGCAGCCGCAAGTACGTGGTGCCGCTGCTGGAGTACTTCGATGTACAAGGTGTCACGAAGCGGCAGGGCGACGAACGGGTGCTGGGTCCGAGAGCGTGA
- a CDS encoding acyl-CoA dehydratase activase-related protein → MPITGLSVRISGVPKLSSATLAPSTAVHGRTECSHSQTSLDDSAKSLAPFFPSHAIRGLHRSAFFEGIESEVVVSPPNTTALLERGTALSVDETCLSMKLFLGHVEALRGRCDHVLVPDLVAPRRVPGDVGRYDVGRNRCLPIAQHHLALWQDDEIDVVAPLQPRVEAAKPLFEIG, encoded by the coding sequence ATGCCGATCACGGGCTTGTCGGTGAGGATCTCAGGCGTGCCGAAGCTCTCGTCAGCCACGCTTGCTCCTTCCACTGCAGTGCACGGTCGCACGGAGTGTTCCCATTCGCAGACGTCGCTCGATGATAGTGCGAAATCCCTGGCACCATTCTTCCCGTCGCATGCGATACGAGGGCTTCACAGGAGCGCCTTCTTCGAGGGCATCGAGTCCGAGGTCGTCGTAAGCCCTCCGAACACCACGGCCCTGCTCGAGCGGGGCACTGCCCTTTCCGTCGATGAGACGTGCCTGTCGATGAAGCTCTTCCTCGGCCATGTCGAAGCGCTGCGAGGGCGCTGCGACCACGTCCTCGTCCCCGATCTCGTGGCACCGCGCAGAGTACCGGGAGACGTTGGGCGATACGACGTAGGCCGCAATCGCTGCCTGCCCATAGCCCAGCATCACCTGGCTCTTTGGCAAGATGACGAGATCGATGTCGTCGCGCCTCTGCAACCACGCGTAGAGGCGGCCAAGCCGTTGTTCGAAATCGGCTGA